In Phacochoerus africanus isolate WHEZ1 chromosome 16, ROS_Pafr_v1, whole genome shotgun sequence, one genomic interval encodes:
- the IGFBP1 gene encoding insulin-like growth factor-binding protein 1 — MPEVPAVRAWPLLLSLALQLGAAAGAPQPWHCAPCSAERLALCPPVPASCPEATRPAGCGCCPTCALPLGAACGVATARCARGLSCRALPGEPRPLHALTRGQGACMPAPSAEATETEDPAAPETVSPESAEMTQEQLLDSFHLMATSSEDLPILWNAVNNYESMKALEVTDIKKWKEPCQRELYKVLDRLAREQQKAGDRLYKFYLPNCNKNGFYHSKQCETSLEGEPGLCWCVYPWSGKKILGSTAVRGDPKCHQYFNSQN; from the exons ATGCCCGAGGTCCCCGCTGTCCGCGCCTGGCCGCTCCTGCTCTCGCTTGCCCTGCAGCTCGGCGCGGCCGCCGGcgctccccagccctggcactgCGCGCCCTGCTCCGCCGAGAGGCTCGCGCTCTGCCCGCCCGTGCCCGCCTCATGCCCGGAGGCCACCCGGCCCGCCGGCTGCGGCTGCTGCCCGACGTGCGCCCTGCCGCTGGGTGCCGCCTGCGGCGTGGCCACTGCGCGCTGCGCCCGCGGGCTCAGCTGCCGAGCCCTGCCCGGGGAGCCGCGGCCCCTGCACGCCCTCACCCGCGGCCAGGGAGCCTGCATGCCTGCGCCCAGCGCCGAGGCCACAG AGACAGAGGACCCCGCTGCCCCAGAGACTGTGTCCCCTGAGAGCGCAGAGATGACCCAGGAGCAGCTCCTGGACAGTTTCCACCTGATGGCCACGTCCAGCGAAGACCTGCCCATCCTTTGGAACGCCGTCAATAACTATGAGAGCATGAAGGCTCTCGAGGTCACAGACATCAAGAAGTGGAAG GAGCCCTGCCAGCGAGAACTCTACAAAGTGCTGGACAGACTAGCCAGGGAGCAGCAGAAGGCAGGGGACAGACTTTACAAATTTTATCTGCCGAACTGCAACAAGAATGGATTCTATCACAGCAAACAG TGCGAGACGTCCCTGGAGGGagagcctgggctctgctggTGCGTCTACCCTTGGAGCGGGAAGAAGATCCTGGGCTCCACGGCGGTCAGAGGGGACCCCAAATGCCATCAGTATTTTAACTCACAGAACTGA
- the CCDC201 gene encoding coiled-coil domain-containing protein 201, giving the protein MGARERLAESAPDKDELSLPPLATVGGHGAEAAKLEASQCVKPDRHKCGLRQLQAATRPFSPASGHSPPLALNTLRSWAPGWSSSEEDALASGTSQPGPRRLLKHSTPEGAAVSWRSGLLGDVPSPQEAGAAGASPLPAPSSQELPSPRAGLSPTAPLRKRRLSTIRASEVSSGQLGSDADPWAFEEDPPVPASFTPRRRRRPPQQQQDASPQARRGPPHLGLPGIPDKTSRRRRDLKKLAAALERVRQWEIRLLQSIEEATQHELTVQEE; this is encoded by the exons ATGGGGGCACGGGAGAGGCTGGCAGAGTCAGCCCCGGATAAAGATGAGCTGTCACTGCCACCCTTGGCCACCGTGGGGGGTCACGGAGCAGAAGCCG ccaAGCTGGAGGCGTCTCAGTGCGTGAAGCCAGACCGCCACAAATGTGGGCTCCGCCAGCTCCAGGCCGCAACTCGTCCCTTCTCGCCTGCTTCTGGCCACTCGCCGCCCCTGGCCTTGAACACCCTTCGTTCCTGG GCTCCTGGGTGGAGCTCCTCTGAGGAGGATGCCCTTGCCTCAGGGACCAGCCAGCCGGGCCCGAGAAGGCTCCTAAAGCACAGCACCCCGGAGGGAGCGGCCGTCAGCTGGCGCTCGGGGCTGCTGGGCGATGTCCCCTCCCCGCAGGAAGCGGGCGCTGCAGGTGCATCCCCGCTGCCTGCACCCTCCTCGCAGGAACTCCCGTCGCCCCGGGCAGGGCTCAGCCCCACGGCCCCCCTCAGAAAGAGGAGGCTCTCCACCATCCGGGCCTCTGAGGTGTCCAGTGGGCAGCTAGGGTCCGACGCAGACCCCTGGGCTTTCGAGGAAGATCCGCCCGTGCCGGCCTCCTTCACGccacggcggcggcggcggccgcctCAGCAGCAGCAGGATGCGTCCCCCCAAGCAAGGAGAGGGCCACCACACTTAGGATTGCCGGGGATCCCAGACAAGACCAGCAGGAGGCGACGGGACCTGAAGAAACTGGCGGCTGCG TTGGAGCGAGTGAGGCAGTGGGAAATCCGCCTGCTTCAGAGCATCGAGGAGGCCACCCAGCACGAGCTCACCGTCCAGGAGGAGTGA